The Synechococcales cyanobacterium T60_A2020_003 DNA window TGGGTCGCTAGCAGTTCCCTCAACGCGCAGGTTAGACAGTTCAAACTGTACAGGACCCAAGATATTCTTGGAGTAGGTTTCGGAATCAGTCAACTGCTTCTTGGGTTGGGGGCTGCTCACAGAGGGTGCCGCCGCCAGTTCAAATGTTGTTGCCATATCAATGTCCTCAATAGGGTAAAGTACGGTTGAGCAGTCAGGGTGCTGGAACCGGGAATTCGTCAGACCGCTGAACGTGTCAACTGAACCTATCGTGCCTAGCGCATGGGGCGATCGCCATTACCCTCCTGGGGCATTCTTGGTCATGCCTTTAATCGTGGGGCTGAAATTAGGGAAACGGAACAGCGCGACAACGTTACCGAACCTAGCAATGGCGGGGTTTGCAGACGGATTCCCGGATATGGAGAACGGTAATGCTTACGACCCCGCGCTGATCAACAGAGGCAATCACAATGCAACCCATTTATCCGCTTCGTTCCTACATTCGCTTTAGTGCGAAAAGCCAACTCCTCGCTGAACAGTTGGGAACGGCGGTCGCCCAACACTTCACTTCAACATCGGATGTCGATCCGTTTGGCACCCCACCCACGTCTGTATCCGAACCATCAGATTATTCCCAAAATTCCTTGCCCCGCTTTGATGATGAGTTGTTCAGCGTGGTGGCGGCAACGGTTCTGCATCCGTGCCGACATCCAGAGGTGTATGAACCGTGTGCTTCGGCAGCAGAAGCGAGCGCCATTGAAGATCGAGTCAGTGCAGAGATTGTGGCTGCTTATCAAAACGTGCAGTCCCCATTCAAGGCTGAGATCGTAGAACGCTTAAATCAACTGCTGTAGCTCAAGAAGATTTGAGGAACACCTGACACCTAGGGGATAATAGGCGCGTGTAACGAAACTTCATAACGTTTTATGCCGCTGCCAACTGTTATTTTGCCGGGATATTTAGCGGGCGATCGCCCCTATCGTGAAATGGAACAGGCGCTATCAAGCCTGGGGATTACCGCAACTACTGTACCCCTAAAACGTCAGGATTGGTTTCCAACCCTAGGTGGCCGCTCCGTAACCCCTATTCTCAATGCCCTGCATCAGACCGTCGAGAAAGTTCGCGCTGAATCTGGGAGCGATCGCGTGAATTTGGTCGGTCATTCAGCGGGAGGCTGGATTGCCCGCATTTATTTAGGTGAGGTTCCCTACGATATCCATCCATCGGATGCCGGAAGAAAGGTGCGCTGGAATGCCCATTCGGCGATCGCCACCTTGGTCACCCTTGGCACTCCCCACATCAGCCAGGAACGCTGGACGAAGCGAAACCTGGATTTTGTTAAAGAGAATTATCCTGGTGCATTCTACCCCTCCGTGCAGTATGTGTGCGTGGCTGGAAAAGCCATGAAAGGCGAGCCGTTTTCAATCAAGTCGTGGCGATCGCTGCAAGGTTGGTTTACCTACAGCAGTTATCAACTCACCTGCGGACAGGGCAACTGCTGGGGGGACGAAATTACACCCGTCGAAGCGGCCCATTTGGAGGGAGCGACAAATCTTGTTCTCGATCAGGTTGTGCATTCCCCCCGACCCCAAAAAATTTGGTACGGATCTGCGGACGTTGTTCCTCAATGGGCGAAATATTTAGCCTCGTAACGAAATAGGGGCTTGGCATAAAAGTTCCCAGTTTTCTGTGAAGAAATCATAAAGTAACATTGTTATACAAAAGCTCGAAACCTTTTCTGGACAATGCCTACACGGATTTAAGACATAATTCTAAAATATGAGAGAATTGTAAAGTTATACAAAATACTCGGCATACCCTGATCCCCATCGGGAAAACTTCGTGTTAGTGTATGGCAGTCCAAAACAAGGAAGATAAATGCGTAACGAGTACGACTTGGGATCACGAATCCTTGCTCCAGTTGGGGCAGGCAGTCGCCGAAGGCACGACTCGATTGCGTAGATGCATTTCAAGTTGGATATATGATTCAAAACAAAAAAAATCTTTGGGGCAGCCTTGCTGTAACCCTGCTAGTCACAACCTGGAGTGCTGCGATCGCGCCTAGCCAAGCAGATTCCCGCGTTACTGATTCAGGAGCTTCAGCAGCCCAGAACTCAGTTTCTGAGGAACGCTCCGAAGACCAAAACTTAGAGGCCCCAGAGTCATCGGTTACGTTATCGAATGATCTCGACGACCAAAATCAAGACCCTGCTTCGGTTTCTGAGCTTGCTGATAGTACAGAGAGCATGGAAGCATCGAACTCAGCAGAGGTGGTGAAGGTTGGTGAATACCAGTCCCAGGAGCAGACCGATTTAGCCGAGGATGCGATCGCCAACATTCTGCCGCACGACATGAACGGTCGAAATGCAGCAACTCTCTATGTTCGCAATATTCCAGTTTTAACGTTTTTAGGGTCGAGTAGCGACTCCTCTACATCTGCTCCAGCTAGTTCCCTATCTGCGTCCAATGTTCAACCCGGATCGATAGAGGGTGAAGAAGTTAAAATTGCGTCGGTTCAGGCACCCTCTGACGTTCTTCCCGCTGAATCAGCAGCATCTGAAGTTCTCGACCAATCCGATCCCGTGCTCCGGGCAACGGCGATCGCTGCAACCTTAAACCAACTTGATCGCCAAGGCGTGGATGCCGAAAGCATCAGCGTCAAATGGGACGGAGATGAACAAGCCTATGTCATCACCGTTGGAGATGAGGTGCTTGCCCGCATTGATGATGACACCATCTTGCCGGATACCACCCGTGACCACGCTGAAGATGCGCTCCAGGCTACAAATCGTCTAAGACGGTTGCTCGGTTCCGCACCCCCGCTAGACGAAATTGAAGGCGATCCCCACGCATCTCAAGGAACTCTGGTCAGCGCTGTTCAAGCTGCCTTTAGCGGGTTAGCCTCCTGGTATGGCCCTGGGTTTGATGGAAACTACAGTGCCAGTGGCGAAATTTTCAATCAGAATGCATTGACCGCCGCCCATCCTAGTCTTCCCTTTGGAACTCAAGTTCGAGTCACTAACTTGGATAATGGTCTTTCTGTCATTGTGCGTATTAATGACCGAGGCCCCCATGCTCCAGGACGAGTGATTGATCTGTCTACAGGAGCGGCAAACGTGATTGGTTTGGTTAGCGCTGGTGTAGCGCCAGTGAGTCTGGAAGTAGTTGATTCGGCTCAGGCTTCGGCTGGCGCAGGTCGATAGATCAACCGATTGGAACTTAGGGGATGGGAGCCTCGTAACGTGAGGCTCTCTTTTTTTTGAATATTGAACTGAACATTGCCCTGGCGATCGCCCCTGCATCCCAAACTCCAACCGGGTACAAAGAGCGATCGCCTCTCGTTCTACTCATCCACCAGCGTCTGCACCGTCAGCATCTGGGGCGGCGTAGAATCGGGGGGATACAGGAGATCAATATTAACTAACCGTCGAGTTTCTCCAGGCATCGTCAACGTTACCAACGGTTCCCCCATCTGTCCCCGTTGTTCGACTAAATGAACATAGCGGGTTTGGGGGAAGCCCCGATCGTCAGTGTAGCGAAGCCGCACCGTTCCCCGAAAGAATACTTGCTCTGCCGGAGGCTCCAAGAAGCGTAAGCCATCGGTGCTCAGGCTATCCTCCTTTAGGGGCGTTTCTAAGGCAATAGTAACGGTACGATCGCGGCTGTCGGGATTATAGAGGGGCAGCGAAAGGTTGTACTCCGCCGCATAGTTACCGTGGGACTGATACGCCGTATCCGGATAACGCACCAGCATCGGAGCGCTCTGGACTTGTTCCGTCCCCATTCGCCCTGCAATGAGCGTACTAATGCCATAGGAAAACGCCTCTCCTGCGGCGGGAATGGTCAGGGTCGTGGACTCTGGAGAATCGACCACCTGCGCCTGCCATAGGGATCCTTCGGAGACGCCCGACACGCGCCCATAAATGACCTGACCCGTGGTTTGATCCAGCGGCGTAGGGGTGCGATCGCGCATTTCGGCCAGTTCACCTGTGTTGAGAACCTCAATCCACTCATCGAGCGTGGGTTCGCGTTCAACCCCCTCATCGTCGGTCGGCGCAAAGAGGGCAAGGCTAGCCGCGTAGACGGTATCCGAGCTTCGTACCCGCATGAGGGTTGAGCGTCCGTTAATCGGTGGATCGAGGTCAGCAATCGGAATCGGTACGTTCATCAAGAGCTGATACCCATCGGGCGGCACCTCAACCTGAGATGGGAAGCTATCCTGCCGCTGCCCCCGTAGAATGTCGCTCATCGCCCGACTCCCTGGCCCTGCGTACACCTCCCCCCTGGGATTCTCCACCAGAGGCGGCAGCGAAATAAACGGCGCATCCGGTTGGCTGAGATAGCTCGCCGCTTGCAAAATATCGACGGTAACAGGTTCCGTGCCGGGATTATAGAGCAGAATCCCCAAATAGAGCGTGGTTAAATCTCCCTCAGT harbors:
- a CDS encoding DUF3370 domain-containing protein; translated protein: MLPLLAVLTLAQAIPDEPPPEPVEVVRPQEVRSLPGQFDDVPMFNSNSPELVQSGGILLSTFSPEGKTHPNAHLNFPFTGRFDVFAHHVYRSVTEGDLTTLYLGILLYNPGTEPVTVDILQAASYLSQPDAPFISLPPLVENPRGEVYAGPGSRAMSDILRGQRQDSFPSQVEVPPDGYQLLMNVPIPIADLDPPINGRSTLMRVRSSDTVYAASLALFAPTDDEGVEREPTLDEWIEVLNTGELAEMRDRTPTPLDQTTGQVIYGRVSGVSEGSLWQAQVVDSPESTTLTIPAAGEAFSYGISTLIAGRMGTEQVQSAPMLVRYPDTAYQSHGNYAAEYNLSLPLYNPDSRDRTVTIALETPLKEDSLSTDGLRFLEPPAEQVFFRGTVRLRYTDDRGFPQTRYVHLVEQRGQMGEPLVTLTMPGETRRLVNIDLLYPPDSTPPQMLTVQTLVDE
- a CDS encoding septal ring lytic transglycosylase RlpA family protein; translation: MIQNKKNLWGSLAVTLLVTTWSAAIAPSQADSRVTDSGASAAQNSVSEERSEDQNLEAPESSVTLSNDLDDQNQDPASVSELADSTESMEASNSAEVVKVGEYQSQEQTDLAEDAIANILPHDMNGRNAATLYVRNIPVLTFLGSSSDSSTSAPASSLSASNVQPGSIEGEEVKIASVQAPSDVLPAESAASEVLDQSDPVLRATAIAATLNQLDRQGVDAESISVKWDGDEQAYVITVGDEVLARIDDDTILPDTTRDHAEDALQATNRLRRLLGSAPPLDEIEGDPHASQGTLVSAVQAAFSGLASWYGPGFDGNYSASGEIFNQNALTAAHPSLPFGTQVRVTNLDNGLSVIVRINDRGPHAPGRVIDLSTGAANVIGLVSAGVAPVSLEVVDSAQASAGAGR
- a CDS encoding lipase; this encodes MPLPTVILPGYLAGDRPYREMEQALSSLGITATTVPLKRQDWFPTLGGRSVTPILNALHQTVEKVRAESGSDRVNLVGHSAGGWIARIYLGEVPYDIHPSDAGRKVRWNAHSAIATLVTLGTPHISQERWTKRNLDFVKENYPGAFYPSVQYVCVAGKAMKGEPFSIKSWRSLQGWFTYSSYQLTCGQGNCWGDEITPVEAAHLEGATNLVLDQVVHSPRPQKIWYGSADVVPQWAKYLAS